Proteins from a genomic interval of Paenibacillus sp. FSL R5-0623:
- a CDS encoding YicC/YloC family endoribonuclease — protein MSFSMTGYGQSAFHFGGYKVQLEIKSVNHRYCEVMMRLPREWTYYEDGLRKIVQSRLKRGRIDVYVMKEKEEDPALPAVLNEQTVRAYLQAAEQLETQYGMQGKPSIVDMLGLPDVMVHSDGTSSIPEEQKDEWERVLQEGLKEALSSLEQMRAREGLHLASDLERRITRLESLHTEMLDLAPTVVSDYRNKLRQRLTEMQEEGSFPFDEHKLGMEIAMFADRSNIEEELTRLQSHFGQSRELLKSDEPVGRKLDFLIQEMNREVNTIGSKANHLALVNRVVEMKAELEKIREQAANIE, from the coding sequence ATGTCATTCAGTATGACCGGATACGGTCAATCCGCCTTTCATTTTGGCGGCTATAAGGTACAATTAGAGATCAAATCTGTTAATCATCGTTATTGCGAAGTGATGATGCGTCTGCCAAGAGAGTGGACGTATTATGAAGACGGTTTGAGGAAAATCGTACAGAGTCGTTTGAAACGTGGGCGGATTGATGTTTATGTAATGAAAGAAAAAGAGGAAGATCCGGCTCTTCCCGCTGTTCTGAATGAACAGACGGTCAGGGCCTATCTGCAGGCTGCAGAGCAACTGGAGACCCAATATGGAATGCAGGGCAAACCAAGTATTGTGGATATGCTTGGGCTGCCGGACGTCATGGTTCATTCGGATGGGACAAGTTCCATTCCCGAAGAGCAGAAGGACGAATGGGAGCGAGTGCTGCAGGAAGGATTGAAAGAGGCTCTGTCCAGCCTTGAACAGATGCGCGCTCGCGAGGGTCTTCATCTGGCCAGTGATCTGGAACGGCGGATTACCCGTCTGGAGTCACTGCATACCGAGATGCTTGATCTTGCACCGACTGTGGTAAGTGATTACCGCAACAAGCTAAGACAAAGGCTTACGGAAATGCAGGAAGAAGGCTCTTTCCCTTTTGATGAGCATAAATTGGGTATGGAAATTGCAATGTTTGCCGATCGTTCTAACATAGAAGAGGAGCTTACGCGTCTACAGAGTCACTTTGGACAGAGCAGGGAACTGCTGAAGAGTGATGAGCCCGTAGGTCGTAAGTTGGACTTTCTAATTCAAGAGATGAATCGGGAAGTCAATACGATTGGATCAAAAGCCAACCATTTGGCTCTGGTGAATCGTGTTGTCGAGATGAAGGCGGAGCTGGAGAAGATTCGTGAGCAAGCGGCGAATATCGAATGA
- a CDS encoding bifunctional homocysteine S-methyltransferase/methylenetetrahydrofolate reductase, producing the protein MKADLRKAMQERVLIGDGAMGTFLYQMGFPVGISYEELNLISPEVVAEVHRRYRDAGTEIFETNTYSANYDKLSKFGLESKVEDVNRAGVRIAKEVAGDTGYVLGAVGSIRGGKRTNVSTSELKRFYQQQIFALLDEGVDGILLETFYDIEEMDIALLQARKLSDLPVIGQFAVEDVGHTLDGYTMPEAFRIMREQGADVIGFNCRSGPNGIMRAMETVSGRIGIPMSVYPNAGAADYVDGEFRYGATPEYFGQTAVQFAELGARIIGGCCGTTPDHITAMKEALADYVPSPILEPDPSESKPRIVLHEHVDERSGRGGQPTIVDLVKQRHTVIVELDPPRDLDIAKFMKGAETLKAAGADALTLADNSLAVTRMSNMALGHLVQDRTGLRPLVHIACRDRNLIGTQSHMMGFDALSINHVLAVTGDPARFGDLPGSSSVYDLTSFEIIRMIKQLNDGVAFSGKPLKQKAGFVIGAAFNPNVKYLEKAVQRLEKKIASGADYIMTQPIYDPELIVAMHEATKHLDVPIFVGVMPLASGRNAEYLHNEVPGIQLSDEVRSRMAGLEGEEGRAMGVKIAKELLDVATAHFKGIYLMTPFMFYGMTAELTQYVWEKSEHQCPTCFNPNNQLQ; encoded by the coding sequence GTACCAAATGGGATTCCCGGTAGGGATTTCATATGAAGAGTTAAACTTGATTTCACCTGAAGTGGTGGCGGAAGTACATCGCCGTTATCGGGACGCGGGTACAGAAATATTTGAAACAAATACGTATTCTGCCAATTACGACAAGTTGTCCAAGTTCGGTCTGGAGTCCAAGGTGGAGGACGTGAACCGTGCCGGCGTACGCATTGCCAAAGAGGTAGCTGGAGATACCGGTTATGTGCTTGGTGCAGTTGGTTCCATTCGAGGTGGCAAGCGGACGAACGTGTCAACGAGTGAACTGAAACGCTTTTATCAACAACAGATCTTTGCACTGCTTGATGAAGGCGTGGATGGCATTCTGCTTGAGACCTTCTATGATATCGAGGAAATGGATATTGCCCTTTTGCAAGCGCGCAAGCTAAGTGATCTGCCGGTGATTGGACAGTTCGCCGTAGAGGATGTAGGACACACACTGGACGGATATACGATGCCTGAAGCCTTCCGGATTATGCGGGAGCAGGGTGCGGACGTGATCGGTTTTAACTGTCGCTCAGGTCCAAACGGAATTATGCGTGCCATGGAAACCGTCTCCGGACGTATTGGCATTCCAATGTCTGTTTATCCGAATGCGGGTGCAGCAGATTATGTCGATGGTGAGTTCCGCTATGGTGCGACTCCGGAGTACTTTGGTCAGACGGCAGTGCAATTTGCCGAACTGGGCGCTCGTATTATCGGCGGTTGCTGTGGTACGACACCTGATCATATTACCGCTATGAAGGAGGCGCTTGCTGACTATGTGCCTTCGCCTATTTTGGAGCCTGATCCGTCAGAGTCCAAACCGCGTATTGTGCTGCATGAACATGTGGATGAGCGTTCCGGACGTGGCGGACAGCCTACGATCGTTGATCTGGTCAAGCAGCGTCACACCGTTATCGTTGAACTTGACCCGCCGCGTGACTTGGACATTGCCAAGTTCATGAAAGGCGCCGAGACATTAAAAGCAGCAGGAGCAGACGCCCTGACCCTGGCCGATAATTCACTCGCGGTTACACGGATGAGCAACATGGCGTTGGGTCACCTCGTTCAGGATCGAACGGGCCTTCGTCCACTGGTGCATATTGCCTGCCGTGACCGGAATCTGATTGGAACGCAGTCCCACATGATGGGGTTTGATGCTTTGAGTATTAATCATGTACTGGCTGTAACGGGTGATCCTGCAAGATTTGGTGATCTGCCGGGTTCAAGCTCGGTATACGATCTGACTTCTTTTGAAATCATACGCATGATCAAACAGTTGAACGATGGAGTGGCTTTCTCAGGTAAACCGCTGAAGCAAAAAGCGGGTTTTGTCATCGGAGCAGCATTTAATCCCAATGTGAAATATTTGGAGAAAGCTGTACAACGTCTGGAGAAAAAAATTGCCTCTGGTGCAGATTACATCATGACACAACCGATCTATGACCCGGAGTTAATTGTGGCAATGCACGAAGCGACCAAACACCTGGATGTACCTATTTTTGTAGGTGTAATGCCACTGGCAAGTGGACGGAATGCAGAGTATCTGCACAACGAGGTTCCCGGAATTCAGCTTTCGGACGAAGTGCGTTCCCGTATGGCAGGTCTGGAAGGCGAAGAGGGCCGTGCGATGGGGGTAAAAATTGCCAAAGAACTGCTGGACGTAGCAACAGCGCATTTCAAAGGCATCTATCTCATGACACCGTTTATGTTCTACGGCATGACGGCCGAACTGACTCAATATGTATGGGAGAAGTCCGAGCATCAATGTCCTACTTGTTTCAACCCTAATAATCAATTACAATAG
- the rpoZ gene encoding DNA-directed RNA polymerase subunit omega: MLYPSIDEMMNKVDSKYSLVVAASRRARQLREGEKSDLRGARSHKQVGVALEEIYGDLLVVIKGQDEEEE, translated from the coding sequence ATGCTGTATCCTTCTATTGATGAAATGATGAACAAAGTCGACAGCAAGTATTCCCTTGTTGTTGCTGCTTCCCGCCGGGCTAGACAGCTACGTGAAGGTGAAAAATCGGATTTAAGAGGTGCGAGATCCCATAAACAAGTGGGCGTTGCACTGGAAGAAATCTATGGAGACCTGCTCGTTGTCATCAAAGGACAGGACGAAGAAGAAGAGTAA
- the gmk gene encoding guanylate kinase, translating to MSKGLLVVLSGPSGVGKGTVCSALRKRVPELIYSVSATTRQPRLGEEHGVNYFFRSHEEFQNMIAEDQLLEHAEYVGNYYGTPRDFVEKTINEGRDIILEIEVQGALKVKEKFPEGIFVFLLPPSLDELKDRIQGRGTESQATIDHRMSVAVDEISLLEQYDYAVVNDEIDLACKRIESIIIAEHCKINK from the coding sequence ATGTCTAAGGGATTACTGGTAGTGTTGTCCGGCCCATCTGGGGTCGGGAAGGGTACTGTATGCAGCGCTTTGCGCAAACGGGTTCCGGAATTGATCTATTCTGTATCGGCGACAACCCGTCAGCCTCGTCTTGGTGAAGAACATGGTGTGAACTATTTCTTCAGAAGTCATGAAGAGTTCCAGAACATGATTGCTGAAGATCAATTGTTGGAACATGCGGAGTATGTTGGTAATTATTACGGAACACCGCGTGATTTTGTGGAGAAAACGATTAACGAAGGCCGCGACATCATTCTGGAGATTGAGGTTCAAGGCGCGTTAAAAGTGAAAGAGAAATTCCCGGAAGGGATCTTTGTTTTCCTGCTTCCTCCTTCATTGGACGAACTGAAAGATCGCATTCAGGGCCGTGGTACCGAAAGCCAAGCGACCATTGATCACCGGATGTCTGTGGCGGTTGATGAGATCAGTCTGCTGGAGCAGTATGATTACGCTGTTGTTAATGATGAAATTGATTTGGCGTGCAAGAGAATAGAAAGCATCATAATCGCCGAACATTGTAAGATCAATAAATAA
- the coaBC gene encoding bifunctional phosphopantothenoylcysteine decarboxylase/phosphopantothenate--cysteine ligase CoaBC: MLNGKKIVLGVTGGIAAYKAATLCSRLVQKGADVHVIMTASATQFITELTLQTLTRNTVYTDTFDEREPAVVSHIHLADLADLVLVAPATANVIAKMAHGMADDMLSTTLLATTAPVMIAPAMNVHMYDHPAVKHNMDLLVERGAMMIEPGEGLLACGYVGKGRLEEPESIVDVVERFFEQRESADISRQGQASLLQGKKVVVTAGGTIERIDPVRYITNDSSGKMGFAIAAAARDLGADVKLVMGNTQAKPPENVELIPVQSAQDMYEAVTREWDDADIVVKAAAVADYRPKEVYTEKIKKKGDTLSLELVKNIDILETLGKQKTHQFLIGFAAETQSVEMYAREKLERKNCDLIVANDVTRTGAGFGTDTNAVHIYDREGLVEELPVLAKDDVAQRLLRIAAERIAGRN, encoded by the coding sequence ATGTTGAACGGTAAAAAAATCGTGCTTGGTGTGACTGGCGGCATAGCTGCTTACAAAGCGGCAACATTATGCAGCAGACTGGTGCAAAAGGGAGCGGATGTTCATGTGATTATGACAGCTTCCGCTACACAGTTTATTACCGAATTAACGCTGCAAACGTTGACCCGAAACACCGTATATACCGATACATTTGATGAACGTGAACCGGCAGTCGTATCTCATATTCATCTGGCTGATCTGGCGGATCTTGTTCTGGTTGCCCCGGCTACTGCGAATGTGATTGCCAAGATGGCACATGGCATGGCAGACGACATGCTCTCAACAACTCTTCTTGCCACGACAGCCCCTGTCATGATTGCTCCAGCGATGAATGTACATATGTATGATCATCCAGCTGTAAAGCATAATATGGACTTACTTGTTGAACGGGGCGCCATGATGATTGAACCGGGTGAAGGTCTGCTTGCGTGTGGATATGTGGGCAAGGGACGTCTGGAAGAACCGGAGAGCATTGTGGATGTGGTGGAACGTTTCTTTGAACAGCGCGAATCTGCAGATATTAGTCGGCAGGGACAAGCTTCGTTGTTACAAGGCAAGAAGGTTGTTGTTACGGCTGGCGGTACGATTGAGCGCATTGACCCAGTACGATACATTACGAATGATTCATCTGGCAAAATGGGATTTGCCATAGCCGCAGCTGCGCGTGATCTGGGGGCCGATGTGAAATTGGTTATGGGCAATACCCAAGCCAAGCCACCGGAGAACGTTGAGTTGATTCCTGTACAGTCTGCACAGGATATGTATGAAGCCGTAACACGCGAGTGGGATGATGCTGATATCGTGGTTAAGGCGGCGGCAGTTGCCGATTATCGTCCAAAGGAAGTTTATACCGAGAAGATCAAGAAGAAAGGCGACACATTGTCGCTCGAACTTGTTAAAAATATAGATATTCTTGAAACGCTGGGCAAACAGAAGACCCATCAGTTTTTGATTGGTTTTGCTGCGGAGACTCAGTCGGTTGAGATGTATGCACGTGAGAAATTGGAACGGAAAAACTGTGATCTGATCGTAGCCAATGATGTAACCCGCACGGGTGCAGGATTTGGAACAGACACCAACGCGGTACATATCTATGACCGGGAAGGTTTGGTGGAGGAGCTTCCAGTGTTGGCCAAGGATGATGTGGCTCAGCGGTTGCTCCGGATTGCGGCGGAGCGCATTGCCGGGAGGAATTAG
- the priA gene encoding primosomal protein N', giving the protein MEIAKVIVDVPVKETDRPFDYLVPESMREWIEIGSRVGVPFGHRTVQGFVIDLVPRTGEESFKLKQIQELLDIVPPLSKDLVELAEWMSGRYASNRILSLQVMVPTALKGKAERYISLGDALDGQMAGAQPDDEVLFVWGEESTTEKVQQDIIRFVKSRGQVPLQQLSRKYPNHAALIKKLLLGGVLLESQAIKDKLNKKTMKSVDLAVDMAAAQEALASFPAKAQRQKEILAFLLEMKELLPMPMKEVLSTLQVSAATIKGLEEKGLIVTEDVEVFRDPYQGRKFKATEPLVLTDEQKLVYDNINGRLQEQRHGVFLLHGVTGSGKTEVYLQTIQQCIEQDRQAIVLVPEIALTPQMVERFKGRFGDQVAVMHSRLSGGERYDEWRKIREGQVKVAIGARSAVFAPFSRLGLIIMDEEHETSYKQEETPKYHARDVAVKRAQQHQAVVVLGSATPSLESYYAARSQSNDDFAPLLLEMPTRALGNKLPEVRIVDMREELKDGNRSMFSRALHKGLEERLERGEQTVLLLNRRGYSTFVMCRSCGYVAGCPECDISLTYHQRSNNLRCHYCGYAEAAPEVCPDCGSEHIRYFGTGTQRVEEELAKLFPGIRVIRMDVDTTTEKGAHEKLLKQFREKKADVLLGTQMVAKGLDFPDVTLVGVITADSALNLPDFRAAEKTFQLLTQVAGRAGRHQLPGEVFVQSYTPEHYSIGHASQHDYVSFVREELLHRRNLQYPPYCRLILVTFSHEQLPVLIRLAENYTRILKEKANAAGWLGSLDRFSNDAFDVLGPVASPIPRIKNRYRFQCMIKWRGDVDAIGLALATARRMDDDVQAQKLLISLDVDPQMLM; this is encoded by the coding sequence ATGGAGATTGCCAAGGTCATAGTCGATGTTCCCGTGAAGGAAACAGACCGGCCGTTTGATTACCTGGTACCTGAATCGATGAGGGAATGGATCGAGATTGGCAGCCGGGTGGGTGTACCTTTTGGTCATCGGACGGTGCAGGGATTCGTGATTGATCTTGTGCCGCGTACCGGAGAGGAATCATTCAAGCTTAAGCAGATTCAGGAGTTGCTGGACATTGTTCCCCCGTTGTCAAAGGATTTGGTTGAGTTGGCCGAATGGATGAGCGGACGTTACGCCAGTAACCGGATTTTGTCATTGCAGGTCATGGTGCCGACGGCATTGAAAGGGAAAGCGGAGCGATACATCTCGCTGGGAGATGCACTTGATGGACAGATGGCGGGTGCACAACCGGATGATGAGGTGTTATTTGTTTGGGGAGAAGAGTCTACGACCGAGAAAGTACAGCAGGATATCATCCGTTTTGTCAAAAGTCGGGGTCAGGTACCGCTGCAACAACTGAGTCGAAAATATCCCAATCATGCTGCACTAATTAAGAAATTATTGCTTGGTGGCGTGCTGCTGGAAAGTCAGGCCATCAAGGACAAGTTAAATAAAAAAACGATGAAGTCCGTTGATCTGGCTGTAGATATGGCTGCTGCTCAGGAAGCACTTGCTTCATTCCCGGCGAAAGCACAGCGGCAGAAGGAGATTCTGGCTTTTTTGCTGGAAATGAAAGAACTGCTGCCCATGCCGATGAAAGAAGTGTTATCTACACTACAGGTATCGGCCGCAACGATTAAAGGTCTTGAGGAAAAGGGACTGATCGTCACCGAGGACGTTGAGGTCTTCCGTGACCCTTATCAGGGCAGGAAGTTCAAAGCGACTGAACCGCTGGTTCTGACCGATGAGCAAAAACTTGTCTATGACAATATCAACGGCCGATTGCAGGAACAACGCCATGGGGTATTTTTGTTACATGGTGTTACGGGAAGTGGCAAGACGGAAGTCTATCTTCAAACCATTCAACAATGCATCGAACAGGATCGGCAGGCTATCGTCCTGGTGCCCGAGATTGCACTCACACCACAGATGGTAGAACGTTTTAAAGGGCGATTTGGGGACCAAGTTGCTGTTATGCACAGTCGTCTGTCTGGTGGTGAACGTTATGATGAATGGCGCAAGATTCGTGAGGGTCAGGTGAAGGTTGCAATTGGGGCGCGTTCAGCTGTATTTGCTCCGTTCAGTCGGCTTGGGTTGATCATTATGGATGAGGAACACGAGACTTCCTACAAACAGGAGGAAACGCCGAAATATCATGCCCGTGATGTGGCGGTAAAAAGAGCACAGCAGCACCAGGCCGTGGTTGTTCTGGGTTCAGCGACACCTTCGCTGGAAAGTTATTATGCGGCACGCTCGCAAAGTAATGATGATTTTGCACCACTCTTGCTGGAGATGCCAACACGGGCGCTAGGTAACAAGCTGCCTGAAGTGCGGATCGTTGACATGCGTGAAGAGTTGAAGGATGGCAACCGTTCCATGTTCAGCAGGGCTTTGCACAAAGGGCTGGAGGAGCGCTTGGAGCGTGGCGAACAGACGGTGCTGCTGCTGAATCGCCGTGGATATTCGACCTTTGTCATGTGCCGAAGTTGTGGATATGTGGCAGGTTGTCCCGAATGTGATATTTCATTGACGTACCATCAGCGCTCGAATAATCTCCGTTGTCATTACTGCGGATATGCGGAAGCGGCTCCTGAAGTGTGTCCGGATTGTGGAAGTGAGCATATTCGATACTTTGGTACAGGTACACAGCGGGTCGAGGAAGAGCTTGCCAAGCTCTTCCCGGGTATTCGGGTCATTCGGATGGATGTGGATACAACAACGGAAAAAGGGGCGCACGAGAAGCTGCTGAAACAGTTTCGTGAGAAAAAGGCGGATGTATTGCTGGGCACCCAGATGGTTGCGAAGGGACTTGATTTCCCGGATGTAACCCTGGTTGGCGTGATAACAGCTGATTCGGCGTTGAATTTACCTGATTTCCGTGCTGCGGAAAAAACGTTTCAGTTATTAACACAGGTAGCTGGCCGAGCGGGTCGACACCAATTGCCTGGTGAGGTGTTTGTTCAGTCTTATACGCCGGAACACTACTCAATCGGGCATGCGAGTCAGCATGACTACGTGTCGTTTGTACGTGAGGAATTGCTGCACCGTCGCAATTTGCAATATCCGCCTTACTGTCGCCTGATCCTGGTGACCTTTTCGCATGAACAGCTTCCGGTATTGATTCGTCTTGCCGAGAACTATACGCGAATACTGAAAGAGAAGGCTAACGCGGCCGGATGGCTCGGCAGTCTGGATCGATTCAGCAATGATGCCTTTGATGTGCTGGGGCCAGTAGCGTCTCCGATTCCTCGGATCAAGAATAGATACAGATTCCAATGTATGATAAAATGGCGGGGGGATGTAGACGCCATAGGACTTGCTCTGGCTACGGCCCGGCGCATGGACGATGATGTTCAGGCGCAGAAATTGCTTATTAGTCTGGATGTAGACCCGCAAATGTTAATGTAA
- a CDS encoding DUF370 domain-containing protein yields the protein MAIKLINIGFGNIVSANRIISIVSPESAPIKRIIQEARDRHMLIDATYGRRTRAVIITDSDHVILSAVQPETVAHRLSSKDDDNDE from the coding sequence ATGGCAATCAAACTCATTAACATTGGATTCGGTAACATCGTATCGGCGAACCGGATTATATCCATCGTGAGTCCGGAATCGGCGCCGATCAAGAGAATTATACAAGAGGCAAGAGATCGTCACATGCTGATTGATGCAACGTACGGAAGACGTACTCGTGCCGTAATTATTACGGATAGCGATCATGTCATTTTGTCTGCAGTTCAGCCTGAGACGGTCGCCCATCGTCTTTCTTCGAAAGATGATGATAACGACGAATAA